A single Mus caroli chromosome 15, CAROLI_EIJ_v1.1, whole genome shotgun sequence DNA region contains:
- the Hdac10 gene encoding polyamine deacetylase HDAC10 isoform X4 → MGTALVYHEDMTATRLLWDDPECEIECPERLTAALDGLRQRGLEERCLCLSACEASEEELGLVHRNLCSFLPVLLVACLLICSPEYIALVQKTQTLDKEELHALSKQYDAVYFHPPFLLSSGKPATWDKQVRTQAQLGHSGTQDTFHCARLAAGAALQLVDAVLTGAVHNGLALVRPPGHHSQRAAANGFCVFNNVAIAAKHAKQKYGLQRILIVDWDVHHGQGIQYIFNDDPSVLYFSWHRYEHGSFWPFLPESDADAVGQGRGQGFTVNLPWNQFDPELVLVSAGFDSAIGDPEGQMQATPECFAHLTQLLQVLAGGRICAVLEGGYHLESLAQSVCMMVQTLLGDPTPPLLGLMVPCQSALESIQSVQTAQAPHWTSLQQNVAPVLSSNTHSPEERSLPLLGESPTGTVAEDSLSPLLDRLCLHPAPPICTAVASTVPGAALCLPPGVLHQEGSVLREETEAWARLHKSRFQDEDLATLGKILCLLDGIMDGQIRNGIATTTALATAATLDVLIQRCLARRAQRVLCVALGQLDRPLDLADDGRRILWLNIQGKEAAIRSMFHFSTPLPQTSGGFLSLILGLVLPLAYGFQPDMVLMALGPAHGLQNAQAALLAAMLRSPVGGRILAVVEEESILLLARSLAQALHGETPPSLGPFSKASPEEIQALMFLKARLEARWKLLQVAAPPP, encoded by the exons ATGGGCACAGCACTTGTGTACCACGAGGACATGACAGCCACTCGACTGCTCTGGGATGA CCCCGAGTGCGAAATTGAGTGCCCAGAGCGCCTGACAGCTGCCCTGGATGGCCTGCGGCAGCGTGGCCTGGAAGAAAGGTGCCTGTGTTTGTCAGCTTGTGAGGCATCAGAGGAAGAGTTGGGCCTGGTGCACAG GAATCTctgctctttccttcctgtcctgctgGTGGCCTGCCTGCTGATCTGCAGCCCGGAATATATAGCCCTGGTGCagaagacccagaccctggatAAAGAGGAGCTCCACGCACTGTCTAAGCAGTACGACGCTGTCTACTTTCACCCG CCCTTTCTGCTCAGCAGTGGGAAACCTGCAACCTGGGACAAGCAGGtcaggacccaggctcaattggGACACTCTGGCACACAGGACACCTTTCACTGTGCCCGGCTGGCAGCGGGGGCTGCACTGCAGCTGGTCGATGCTGTGCTAACAGGAGCTGTGCACAATGGGCTTGCCCTGGTGAG GCCTCCAGGGCACCACAGTCAGAGGGCAGCTGCCAATGGGTTCTGTGTGTTCAACAATGTGGCTATAGCAGCCAAACATGCCAAGCAGAAATATGGGCTGCAGAG GATTCTCATTGTCGACTGGGATGTCCACCATGGCCAGGGCATCCAGTATATCTTCAACGATGACCCCAG TGTCCTTTATTTCTCTTGGCACCGCTATGAGCATGGAAGCTTCTGGCCGTTCCTCCCAGAGTCTGATGCAGATGCAGTTGGCCAAGGGCGGGGCCAAGGTTTCACTGTCAATTTGCCCTGGAACCAG TTTGATCCTGAGTTGGTGCTGGTGTCAGCAGGATTTGACTCTGCTATCGGGGACCCTGAG GGGCAGATGCAGGCCACCCCTGAGTGCTTTGCCCATCTCACACAGCTGCTGCAGGTGCTGGCTGGTGGCCGGATTTGTGCTGTGTTGGAG GGTGGCTACCACTTGGAGTCCCTAGCACAGTCAGTGTGCATGATGGTGCAGACATTGCTTGGTGACCCCACACCTCCCCTTCTTGGGCTCATGGTGCCATGTCAGAG TGCCCTGGAGTCCATCCAGAGTGTCCAGACAGCCCAGGCCCCTCACTGGACAAGCCTCCAGCAAA ATGTGGCCCCAGTTCTGAGTTCCAACACCCACTCTCCTGAAGAGAGATCTCTGCCTCTGCTTGGTGAGAGTCCCACAGGTACAGTAGCAGAGGATTCACTGAGCCCCCTCCTGGACAGACTGTGCCTCCACCCTGCACCTCCAATCTGCACAGCGGTGGCCTCGACTGTACCAGGTGCTGCTCTGTGCTTACCTCCTGGAGTGCTCCATCAAGAAGGGTCAGTCTTGAGGGAGGAGACTGAAGCCTGGGCCAG GCTTCACAAGTCCCGATTCCAGGATGAGGATCTTGCCACACTGGGGAAGATTCTGTGTCTCTTAGATGGAATCATGGATGGGCAG ATAAGAAATGGCATAGCAACCACAACTGCCCTCGCCACAGCAGCAACGTTGGATGTGCTCATTCAGCGATGCCTAGCTCGCAGAGCTCAGAG GGtgctctgtgtggccctgggacAACTGGATCGACCCCTGGACCTTGCAGATGATGG AAGGAGAATTCTGTGGCTCAACATCCAGGGCAAGGAGGCAGCCATCCGGTCCATGTTCCACTTCTCCACTCCACTGCCACAG ACAAGTGGAGGGTTTCTGAGCCTCATTCTGGGTCTGGTACTGCCCTTGGCCTATGGTTTCCAGCCTGATATGGTGTTGATGGCACTGGGGCCTGCCCATGGCCTGCAGAACGCCCAAGCTGCTCTCTTGGCTGCAATGCTTCGGAGCCCAGTAGGGGGCCGAATTCTAGCTGTAGTGGAAGAG GAATCCATACTCTTGCTTGCAAGGAGCCTGGCGCAGGCATTGCATGGAGAAACACCTCCCAGTCTGGGTCCTTTCTCGAAGGCCTCTCCAGAGGAGATCCAGGCTCTGATGTTCCTAAAAGCTCGGCTGGAGGCTCGCTGGAAGTTGCTGCAGGTGGCTG CTCCTCCACCATAA
- the Hdac10 gene encoding polyamine deacetylase HDAC10 isoform X5, which translates to MGTALVYHEDMTATRLLWDDPECEIECPERLTAALDGLRQRGLEERCLCLSACEASEEELGLVHRNLCSFLPVLLVACLLICSPEYIALVQKTQTLDKEELHALSKQYDAVYFHPDTFHCARLAAGAALQLVDAVLTGAVHNGLALVRPPGHHSQRAAANGFCVFNNVAIAAKHAKQKYGLQRILIVDWDVHHGQGIQYIFNDDPSVLYFSWHRYEHGSFWPFLPESDADAVGQGRGQGFTVNLPWNQVGMGNADYLAAFLHVLLPLAFEFDPELVLVSAGFDSAIGDPEGQMQATPECFAHLTQLLQVLAGGRICAVLEGGYHLESLAQSVCMMVQTLLGDPTPPLLGLMVPCQSALESIQSVQTAQAPHWTSLQQNVAPVLSSNTHSPEERSLPLLGESPTGTVAEDSLSPLLDRLCLHPAPPICTAVASTVPGAALCLPPGVLHQEGSVLREETEAWARLHKSRFQDEDLATLGKILCLLDGIMDGQIRNGIATTTALATAATLDVLIQRCLARRAQRVLCVALGQLDRPLDLADDGRRILWLNIQGKEAAIRSMFHFSTPLPQTSGGFLSLILGLVLPLAYGFQPDMVLMALGPAHGLQNAQAALLAAMLRSPVGGRILAVVEEESILLLARSLAQALHGETPPSLGPFSKASPEEIQALMFLKARLEARWKLLQVAAPPP; encoded by the exons ATGGGCACAGCACTTGTGTACCACGAGGACATGACAGCCACTCGACTGCTCTGGGATGA CCCCGAGTGCGAAATTGAGTGCCCAGAGCGCCTGACAGCTGCCCTGGATGGCCTGCGGCAGCGTGGCCTGGAAGAAAGGTGCCTGTGTTTGTCAGCTTGTGAGGCATCAGAGGAAGAGTTGGGCCTGGTGCACAG GAATCTctgctctttccttcctgtcctgctgGTGGCCTGCCTGCTGATCTGCAGCCCGGAATATATAGCCCTGGTGCagaagacccagaccctggatAAAGAGGAGCTCCACGCACTGTCTAAGCAGTACGACGCTGTCTACTTTCACCCG GACACCTTTCACTGTGCCCGGCTGGCAGCGGGGGCTGCACTGCAGCTGGTCGATGCTGTGCTAACAGGAGCTGTGCACAATGGGCTTGCCCTGGTGAG GCCTCCAGGGCACCACAGTCAGAGGGCAGCTGCCAATGGGTTCTGTGTGTTCAACAATGTGGCTATAGCAGCCAAACATGCCAAGCAGAAATATGGGCTGCAGAG GATTCTCATTGTCGACTGGGATGTCCACCATGGCCAGGGCATCCAGTATATCTTCAACGATGACCCCAG TGTCCTTTATTTCTCTTGGCACCGCTATGAGCATGGAAGCTTCTGGCCGTTCCTCCCAGAGTCTGATGCAGATGCAGTTGGCCAAGGGCGGGGCCAAGGTTTCACTGTCAATTTGCCCTGGAACCAG GTTGGGATGGGAAATGCCGACTATTTGGCTGCCTTCCTGCATGTGCTGCTCCCACTGGCCTTCGAG TTTGATCCTGAGTTGGTGCTGGTGTCAGCAGGATTTGACTCTGCTATCGGGGACCCTGAG GGGCAGATGCAGGCCACCCCTGAGTGCTTTGCCCATCTCACACAGCTGCTGCAGGTGCTGGCTGGTGGCCGGATTTGTGCTGTGTTGGAG GGTGGCTACCACTTGGAGTCCCTAGCACAGTCAGTGTGCATGATGGTGCAGACATTGCTTGGTGACCCCACACCTCCCCTTCTTGGGCTCATGGTGCCATGTCAGAG TGCCCTGGAGTCCATCCAGAGTGTCCAGACAGCCCAGGCCCCTCACTGGACAAGCCTCCAGCAAA ATGTGGCCCCAGTTCTGAGTTCCAACACCCACTCTCCTGAAGAGAGATCTCTGCCTCTGCTTGGTGAGAGTCCCACAGGTACAGTAGCAGAGGATTCACTGAGCCCCCTCCTGGACAGACTGTGCCTCCACCCTGCACCTCCAATCTGCACAGCGGTGGCCTCGACTGTACCAGGTGCTGCTCTGTGCTTACCTCCTGGAGTGCTCCATCAAGAAGGGTCAGTCTTGAGGGAGGAGACTGAAGCCTGGGCCAG GCTTCACAAGTCCCGATTCCAGGATGAGGATCTTGCCACACTGGGGAAGATTCTGTGTCTCTTAGATGGAATCATGGATGGGCAG ATAAGAAATGGCATAGCAACCACAACTGCCCTCGCCACAGCAGCAACGTTGGATGTGCTCATTCAGCGATGCCTAGCTCGCAGAGCTCAGAG GGtgctctgtgtggccctgggacAACTGGATCGACCCCTGGACCTTGCAGATGATGG AAGGAGAATTCTGTGGCTCAACATCCAGGGCAAGGAGGCAGCCATCCGGTCCATGTTCCACTTCTCCACTCCACTGCCACAG ACAAGTGGAGGGTTTCTGAGCCTCATTCTGGGTCTGGTACTGCCCTTGGCCTATGGTTTCCAGCCTGATATGGTGTTGATGGCACTGGGGCCTGCCCATGGCCTGCAGAACGCCCAAGCTGCTCTCTTGGCTGCAATGCTTCGGAGCCCAGTAGGGGGCCGAATTCTAGCTGTAGTGGAAGAG GAATCCATACTCTTGCTTGCAAGGAGCCTGGCGCAGGCATTGCATGGAGAAACACCTCCCAGTCTGGGTCCTTTCTCGAAGGCCTCTCCAGAGGAGATCCAGGCTCTGATGTTCCTAAAAGCTCGGCTGGAGGCTCGCTGGAAGTTGCTGCAGGTGGCTG CTCCTCCACCATAA